One genomic segment of Penaeus chinensis breed Huanghai No. 1 chromosome 13, ASM1920278v2, whole genome shotgun sequence includes these proteins:
- the LOC125031460 gene encoding longitudinals lacking protein, isoforms H/M/V-like isoform X8 — MASGLLSLKWNNHRTTFFHVLSTIRSKESYCDATIACDGKFYPVHKLVLSTCSDYFEQMFERTNCKHPIIVLKDIRHEDLEALLNYMYVGEVNVLQNELAGLIKAAECLMIKGLAVPDEAPTKESKRSSGSGKEDSPIAKRRKKDDEPRLSTTSVNQHVQRETRESPNVTSTQSQRHSASASIPTPSPTVSRTAPPPISPSPSIGSVSDAVSEDCSQGQNESDLPALSNAQDPKHGSGEQASSQSQQAVPEVILDEPGVKEEPQEVEEEVTETKEIIESQFSFDPLTESDSRTEAGGGGGNSSGSTGAPGYDPQIMGSQPQSMEELVAQAIPGSSGLQGNSVSLWEGDGSLQGFPMEGYSGDGSRPPQMGGAVAAVAAALRVCSVCGKMGFRRTYDLQRHMLSHAAVRPFQCPHCPYRAALKYNLDAHIRLKHPEEAQSVQRNRDPGFTSGNLTGSVAQGALQQQSCETSDNGNSFIQVE, encoded by the exons ATGGCGAGTGGTTTGTTGTCGCTGAAGTGGAATAACCACAGGACAACTTTCTTCCACGTCCTCTCCACTATCAGGAGCAAG gAGTCTTACTGTGATGCCACCATTGCCTGTGATGGGAAGTTTTACCCAGTCCATAAACTGGTGTTGTCAACATGTAGTGATTATTTTGAACAGATGTTTGAAAGGACAAACTGTAAACATCCTATTATAGTGTTGAAAGATATTAGACATGAGGACCTTGAGGCCCTCCTgaactatatgtatgtaggtgaagTGAATGTGTTACAAAATGAACTGGCAGGACTAATAAAAGCTGCAGAATGCCTAATGATAAAAGGATTAGCAGTGCCTGATGAAGCCCCAACTAAAGAATCAAAAAGAAGTTCGGGGAGTGGGAAAGAAGATAGTCCTAtagcgaaaagaagaaagaaagacgatgAACCTAGGTTATCAACCACCTCAGTTAACCAGCATGtacaaagagaaacaagagagtcGCCCAATGTGACCTCTACTCAATCCCAAAGACATTCAGCGAGTGCCTCCATTCCAACTCCTTCCCCTACAGTGTCCAGAACtgctccccctcctatctctccatcaccctcaATTGGTAGTGTCTCTGATGCTGTGTCTGAAGACTGTAGCCAAGGCCAGAATGAAAGTGATTTACCGGCCCTATCCAATGCACAGGATCCAAAGCATGGTAGTGGTGAGCAAGCATCTAGTCAATCGCAACAGGCTGTACCTGAG gtaaTATTAGACGAACCTGGTGTCAAAGAAGAACCCCAAGAAGTTGAAGAGGAAGTAACGGAAACAAAAGAGATAATAGAGTCCCAGTTTTCATTTGATCCCCTAACGGAAAGTGATTCTCGGACGGAagcaggtggtggaggtggtaatagCAGTGGGAGCACAGGTGCACCTGGTTATGATCCACAGATAATGGGTTCTCAGCCTCAGTCAATGGAAGAACTAGTTGCTCAAGCCATTCCAGGTTCCTCTGGATTACAGGGG AATTCCGTTTCCCTCTGGGAGGGAGACGGAAGTCTACAAGGCTTTCCTATGGAAGGCTATAGTGGAGATGGTTCTCGGCCACCTCAGATG GGCGGTGCAGTAGCAGCAGTGGCAGCAGCACTGCGGGTGTGCTCGGTGTGCGGCAAGATGGGTTTCCGACGAACGTATGATCTCCAACGACATATGCTCTCTCATGCAGCAGTGCGACCCTTCCAGTGCCCTCATTGTCCTTACAGAGCAGCCCTCAAGTACAACCTTGATGCTCACATTCGACTCAAACATCCAGAAGAAGCTCAGTCTGTACAAAGGAATAGAGATCCAGGATTTACAAGTGGAAATTTGACAGGATCTGTAGCTCAAGGAGCATTACAACAACAATCCTGTGAAACATCTGATAATGGAAACAGCTTTATTCAAGTTGAATGA
- the LOC125031460 gene encoding longitudinals lacking protein, isoforms H/M/V-like isoform X40, with amino-acid sequence MASGLLSLKWNNHRTTFFHVLSTIRSKESYCDATIACDGKFYPVHKLVLSTCSDYFEQMFERTNCKHPIIVLKDIRHEDLEALLNYMYVGEVNVLQNELAGLIKAAECLMIKGLAVPDEAPTKESKRSSGSGKEDSPIAKRRKKDDEPRLSTTSVNQHVQRETRESPNVTSTQSQRHSASASIPTPSPTVSRTAPPPISPSPSIGSVSDAVSEDCSQGQNESDLPALSNAQDPKHGSGEQASSQSQQAVPEVILDEPGVKEEPQEVEEEVTETKEIIESQFSFDPLTESDSRTEAGGGGGNSSGSTGAPGYDPQIMGSQPQSMEELVAQAIPGSSGLQGNSVSLWEGDGSLQGFPMEGYSGDGSRPPQMVIPWVGKSRANYQCESCSYSTRNSPAVEDQGWRNMP; translated from the exons ATGGCGAGTGGTTTGTTGTCGCTGAAGTGGAATAACCACAGGACAACTTTCTTCCACGTCCTCTCCACTATCAGGAGCAAG gAGTCTTACTGTGATGCCACCATTGCCTGTGATGGGAAGTTTTACCCAGTCCATAAACTGGTGTTGTCAACATGTAGTGATTATTTTGAACAGATGTTTGAAAGGACAAACTGTAAACATCCTATTATAGTGTTGAAAGATATTAGACATGAGGACCTTGAGGCCCTCCTgaactatatgtatgtaggtgaagTGAATGTGTTACAAAATGAACTGGCAGGACTAATAAAAGCTGCAGAATGCCTAATGATAAAAGGATTAGCAGTGCCTGATGAAGCCCCAACTAAAGAATCAAAAAGAAGTTCGGGGAGTGGGAAAGAAGATAGTCCTAtagcgaaaagaagaaagaaagacgatgAACCTAGGTTATCAACCACCTCAGTTAACCAGCATGtacaaagagaaacaagagagtcGCCCAATGTGACCTCTACTCAATCCCAAAGACATTCAGCGAGTGCCTCCATTCCAACTCCTTCCCCTACAGTGTCCAGAACtgctccccctcctatctctccatcaccctcaATTGGTAGTGTCTCTGATGCTGTGTCTGAAGACTGTAGCCAAGGCCAGAATGAAAGTGATTTACCGGCCCTATCCAATGCACAGGATCCAAAGCATGGTAGTGGTGAGCAAGCATCTAGTCAATCGCAACAGGCTGTACCTGAG gtaaTATTAGACGAACCTGGTGTCAAAGAAGAACCCCAAGAAGTTGAAGAGGAAGTAACGGAAACAAAAGAGATAATAGAGTCCCAGTTTTCATTTGATCCCCTAACGGAAAGTGATTCTCGGACGGAagcaggtggtggaggtggtaatagCAGTGGGAGCACAGGTGCACCTGGTTATGATCCACAGATAATGGGTTCTCAGCCTCAGTCAATGGAAGAACTAGTTGCTCAAGCCATTCCAGGTTCCTCTGGATTACAGGGG AATTCCGTTTCCCTCTGGGAGGGAGACGGAAGTCTACAAGGCTTTCCTATGGAAGGCTATAGTGGAGATGGTTCTCGGCCACCTCAGATG GTGATCCCGTGGGTAGGCAAGAGCAGGGCGAACTACCAGTGTGAGTCATGCAGCTACAGCACTCGCAACA GTCCAGCGGTGGAGGACCAGGGCTGGCGGAACATGCCATAG
- the LOC125031460 gene encoding longitudinals lacking protein, isoforms H/M/V-like isoform X9, producing the protein MASGLLSLKWNNHRTTFFHVLSTIRSKESYCDATIACDGKFYPVHKLVLSTCSDYFEQMFERTNCKHPIIVLKDIRHEDLEALLNYMYVGEVNVLQNELAGLIKAAECLMIKGLAVPDEAPTKESKRSSGSGKEDSPIAKRRKKDDEPRLSTTSVNQHVQRETRESPNVTSTQSQRHSASASIPTPSPTVSRTAPPPISPSPSIGSVSDAVSEDCSQGQNESDLPALSNAQDPKHGSGEQASSQSQQAVPEVILDEPGVKEEPQEVEEEVTETKEIIESQFSFDPLTESDSRTEAGGGGGNSSGSTGAPGYDPQIMGSQPQSMEELVAQAIPGSSGLQGNSVSLWEGDGSLQGFPMEGYSGDGSRPPQMGADMYNAAAINKHHEGSMRTTVPHMVLPPPSAPLPVRRPVSQVSQEGSRRDYKCKVCGYQAISESKLTIHIRKHTGEKPFVCPFCSYRCAHKSNLITHVKTRHAEQGQP; encoded by the exons ATGGCGAGTGGTTTGTTGTCGCTGAAGTGGAATAACCACAGGACAACTTTCTTCCACGTCCTCTCCACTATCAGGAGCAAG gAGTCTTACTGTGATGCCACCATTGCCTGTGATGGGAAGTTTTACCCAGTCCATAAACTGGTGTTGTCAACATGTAGTGATTATTTTGAACAGATGTTTGAAAGGACAAACTGTAAACATCCTATTATAGTGTTGAAAGATATTAGACATGAGGACCTTGAGGCCCTCCTgaactatatgtatgtaggtgaagTGAATGTGTTACAAAATGAACTGGCAGGACTAATAAAAGCTGCAGAATGCCTAATGATAAAAGGATTAGCAGTGCCTGATGAAGCCCCAACTAAAGAATCAAAAAGAAGTTCGGGGAGTGGGAAAGAAGATAGTCCTAtagcgaaaagaagaaagaaagacgatgAACCTAGGTTATCAACCACCTCAGTTAACCAGCATGtacaaagagaaacaagagagtcGCCCAATGTGACCTCTACTCAATCCCAAAGACATTCAGCGAGTGCCTCCATTCCAACTCCTTCCCCTACAGTGTCCAGAACtgctccccctcctatctctccatcaccctcaATTGGTAGTGTCTCTGATGCTGTGTCTGAAGACTGTAGCCAAGGCCAGAATGAAAGTGATTTACCGGCCCTATCCAATGCACAGGATCCAAAGCATGGTAGTGGTGAGCAAGCATCTAGTCAATCGCAACAGGCTGTACCTGAG gtaaTATTAGACGAACCTGGTGTCAAAGAAGAACCCCAAGAAGTTGAAGAGGAAGTAACGGAAACAAAAGAGATAATAGAGTCCCAGTTTTCATTTGATCCCCTAACGGAAAGTGATTCTCGGACGGAagcaggtggtggaggtggtaatagCAGTGGGAGCACAGGTGCACCTGGTTATGATCCACAGATAATGGGTTCTCAGCCTCAGTCAATGGAAGAACTAGTTGCTCAAGCCATTCCAGGTTCCTCTGGATTACAGGGG AATTCCGTTTCCCTCTGGGAGGGAGACGGAAGTCTACAAGGCTTTCCTATGGAAGGCTATAGTGGAGATGGTTCTCGGCCACCTCAGATG gGAGCGGACATGTATAATGCAGCTGCCATAAACAAGCACCATGAAGGGTCGATGAGGACCACTGTACCCCACATggtcctacctcctccctcagcTCCCCTTCCTGTTAGAAGACCAGTTTCCCAGGTGTCACAGGAAGGGAGCAGAAGAGATTATAAGTGCAAGGTGTGCGGTTACCAAGCCATCAGTGAATCCAAACTCACCATACACATCCGCAAGCACACTGGGGAAAAGCCATTTGTTTGTCCATTTTGCTCCTACAGATGTGCACACAAGAGTAATCTCATAACTCATGTGAAAACACGTCATGCAGAGCAAGGCCAGCCATAA
- the LOC125031460 gene encoding longitudinals lacking protein, isoforms H/M/V-like isoform X21 — MASGLLSLKWNNHRTTFFHVLSTIRSKESYCDATIACDGKFYPVHKLVLSTCSDYFEQMFERTNCKHPIIVLKDIRHEDLEALLNYMYVGEVNVLQNELAGLIKAAECLMIKGLAVPDEAPTKESKRSSGSGKEDSPIAKRRKKDDEPRLSTTSVNQHVQRETRESPNVTSTQSQRHSASASIPTPSPTVSRTAPPPISPSPSIGSVSDAVSEDCSQGQNESDLPALSNAQDPKHGSGEQASSQSQQAVPEVILDEPGVKEEPQEVEEEVTETKEIIESQFSFDPLTESDSRTEAGGGGGNSSGSTGAPGYDPQIMGSQPQSMEELVAQAIPGSSGLQGNSVSLWEGDGSLQGFPMEGYSGDGSRPPQMGDLGGLRGRKRLSHNVIAAVTNTAYSYTCPYCGKGFHYKTDIVRHQRVHTGEKPFKCPHCPYCSTQKGNLRSHMAKIHKSSLE, encoded by the exons ATGGCGAGTGGTTTGTTGTCGCTGAAGTGGAATAACCACAGGACAACTTTCTTCCACGTCCTCTCCACTATCAGGAGCAAG gAGTCTTACTGTGATGCCACCATTGCCTGTGATGGGAAGTTTTACCCAGTCCATAAACTGGTGTTGTCAACATGTAGTGATTATTTTGAACAGATGTTTGAAAGGACAAACTGTAAACATCCTATTATAGTGTTGAAAGATATTAGACATGAGGACCTTGAGGCCCTCCTgaactatatgtatgtaggtgaagTGAATGTGTTACAAAATGAACTGGCAGGACTAATAAAAGCTGCAGAATGCCTAATGATAAAAGGATTAGCAGTGCCTGATGAAGCCCCAACTAAAGAATCAAAAAGAAGTTCGGGGAGTGGGAAAGAAGATAGTCCTAtagcgaaaagaagaaagaaagacgatgAACCTAGGTTATCAACCACCTCAGTTAACCAGCATGtacaaagagaaacaagagagtcGCCCAATGTGACCTCTACTCAATCCCAAAGACATTCAGCGAGTGCCTCCATTCCAACTCCTTCCCCTACAGTGTCCAGAACtgctccccctcctatctctccatcaccctcaATTGGTAGTGTCTCTGATGCTGTGTCTGAAGACTGTAGCCAAGGCCAGAATGAAAGTGATTTACCGGCCCTATCCAATGCACAGGATCCAAAGCATGGTAGTGGTGAGCAAGCATCTAGTCAATCGCAACAGGCTGTACCTGAG gtaaTATTAGACGAACCTGGTGTCAAAGAAGAACCCCAAGAAGTTGAAGAGGAAGTAACGGAAACAAAAGAGATAATAGAGTCCCAGTTTTCATTTGATCCCCTAACGGAAAGTGATTCTCGGACGGAagcaggtggtggaggtggtaatagCAGTGGGAGCACAGGTGCACCTGGTTATGATCCACAGATAATGGGTTCTCAGCCTCAGTCAATGGAAGAACTAGTTGCTCAAGCCATTCCAGGTTCCTCTGGATTACAGGGG AATTCCGTTTCCCTCTGGGAGGGAGACGGAAGTCTACAAGGCTTTCCTATGGAAGGCTATAGTGGAGATGGTTCTCGGCCACCTCAGATG GGTGACCTGGGAGGCTTAAGAGGCAGAAAAAGGCTAAGCCACAACGTTATTGCTGCTGTGACCAACACTGCCTACAGCTACACGTGCCCTTACTGTGGGAAGGGTTTCCACTATAAGACTGACATTGTGCGCCATCAAAGGGTCCACACAGGAGAAAAGCCATTTAAGTGTCCTCATTGTCCATACTGTTCCACACAAAAAGGAAATCTTAGGAGTCACATGGCAAAGATACATAAGAGTTCATTAGAGTAA
- the LOC125031460 gene encoding longitudinals lacking protein, isoforms H/M/V-like isoform X41, with translation MASGLLSLKWNNHRTTFFHVLSTIRSKESYCDATIACDGKFYPVHKLVLSTCSDYFEQMFERTNCKHPIIVLKDIRHEDLEALLNYMYVGEVNVLQNELAGLIKAAECLMIKGLAVPDEAPTKESKRSSGSGKEDSPIAKRRKKDDEPRLSTTSVNQHVQRETRESPNVTSTQSQRHSASASIPTPSPTVSRTAPPPISPSPSIGSVSDAVSEDCSQGQNESDLPALSNAQDPKHGSGEQASSQSQQAVPEVILDEPGVKEEPQEVEEEVTETKEIIESQFSFDPLTESDSRTEAGGGGGNSSGSTGAPGYDPQIMGSQPQSMEELVAQAIPGSSGLQGNSVSLWEGDGSLQGFPMEGYSGDGSRPPQMVGSPFRFTCHHCSKNFYHKNDFRKHISVYEHFA, from the exons ATGGCGAGTGGTTTGTTGTCGCTGAAGTGGAATAACCACAGGACAACTTTCTTCCACGTCCTCTCCACTATCAGGAGCAAG gAGTCTTACTGTGATGCCACCATTGCCTGTGATGGGAAGTTTTACCCAGTCCATAAACTGGTGTTGTCAACATGTAGTGATTATTTTGAACAGATGTTTGAAAGGACAAACTGTAAACATCCTATTATAGTGTTGAAAGATATTAGACATGAGGACCTTGAGGCCCTCCTgaactatatgtatgtaggtgaagTGAATGTGTTACAAAATGAACTGGCAGGACTAATAAAAGCTGCAGAATGCCTAATGATAAAAGGATTAGCAGTGCCTGATGAAGCCCCAACTAAAGAATCAAAAAGAAGTTCGGGGAGTGGGAAAGAAGATAGTCCTAtagcgaaaagaagaaagaaagacgatgAACCTAGGTTATCAACCACCTCAGTTAACCAGCATGtacaaagagaaacaagagagtcGCCCAATGTGACCTCTACTCAATCCCAAAGACATTCAGCGAGTGCCTCCATTCCAACTCCTTCCCCTACAGTGTCCAGAACtgctccccctcctatctctccatcaccctcaATTGGTAGTGTCTCTGATGCTGTGTCTGAAGACTGTAGCCAAGGCCAGAATGAAAGTGATTTACCGGCCCTATCCAATGCACAGGATCCAAAGCATGGTAGTGGTGAGCAAGCATCTAGTCAATCGCAACAGGCTGTACCTGAG gtaaTATTAGACGAACCTGGTGTCAAAGAAGAACCCCAAGAAGTTGAAGAGGAAGTAACGGAAACAAAAGAGATAATAGAGTCCCAGTTTTCATTTGATCCCCTAACGGAAAGTGATTCTCGGACGGAagcaggtggtggaggtggtaatagCAGTGGGAGCACAGGTGCACCTGGTTATGATCCACAGATAATGGGTTCTCAGCCTCAGTCAATGGAAGAACTAGTTGCTCAAGCCATTCCAGGTTCCTCTGGATTACAGGGG AATTCCGTTTCCCTCTGGGAGGGAGACGGAAGTCTACAAGGCTTTCCTATGGAAGGCTATAGTGGAGATGGTTCTCGGCCACCTCAGATG
- the LOC125031460 gene encoding longitudinals lacking protein, isoforms H/M/V-like isoform X23, whose translation MASGLLSLKWNNHRTTFFHVLSTIRSKESYCDATIACDGKFYPVHKLVLSTCSDYFEQMFERTNCKHPIIVLKDIRHEDLEALLNYMYVGEVNVLQNELAGLIKAAECLMIKGLAVPDEAPTKESKRSSGSGKEDSPIAKRRKKDDEPRLSTTSVNQHVQRETRESPNVTSTQSQRHSASASIPTPSPTVSRTAPPPISPSPSIGSVSDAVSEDCSQGQNESDLPALSNAQDPKHGSGEQASSQSQQAVPEVILDEPGVKEEPQEVEEEVTETKEIIESQFSFDPLTESDSRTEAGGGGGNSSGSTGAPGYDPQIMGSQPQSMEELVAQAIPGSSGLQGNSVSLWEGDGSLQGFPMEGYSGDGSRPPQMACHDGGVVSASRIPPPSGFGADGKHLRLTCPYCGHTSRDSYDLKKHIRTHTGEKPYACPHCQYRASTSSSIKSHMDRHHWHH comes from the exons ATGGCGAGTGGTTTGTTGTCGCTGAAGTGGAATAACCACAGGACAACTTTCTTCCACGTCCTCTCCACTATCAGGAGCAAG gAGTCTTACTGTGATGCCACCATTGCCTGTGATGGGAAGTTTTACCCAGTCCATAAACTGGTGTTGTCAACATGTAGTGATTATTTTGAACAGATGTTTGAAAGGACAAACTGTAAACATCCTATTATAGTGTTGAAAGATATTAGACATGAGGACCTTGAGGCCCTCCTgaactatatgtatgtaggtgaagTGAATGTGTTACAAAATGAACTGGCAGGACTAATAAAAGCTGCAGAATGCCTAATGATAAAAGGATTAGCAGTGCCTGATGAAGCCCCAACTAAAGAATCAAAAAGAAGTTCGGGGAGTGGGAAAGAAGATAGTCCTAtagcgaaaagaagaaagaaagacgatgAACCTAGGTTATCAACCACCTCAGTTAACCAGCATGtacaaagagaaacaagagagtcGCCCAATGTGACCTCTACTCAATCCCAAAGACATTCAGCGAGTGCCTCCATTCCAACTCCTTCCCCTACAGTGTCCAGAACtgctccccctcctatctctccatcaccctcaATTGGTAGTGTCTCTGATGCTGTGTCTGAAGACTGTAGCCAAGGCCAGAATGAAAGTGATTTACCGGCCCTATCCAATGCACAGGATCCAAAGCATGGTAGTGGTGAGCAAGCATCTAGTCAATCGCAACAGGCTGTACCTGAG gtaaTATTAGACGAACCTGGTGTCAAAGAAGAACCCCAAGAAGTTGAAGAGGAAGTAACGGAAACAAAAGAGATAATAGAGTCCCAGTTTTCATTTGATCCCCTAACGGAAAGTGATTCTCGGACGGAagcaggtggtggaggtggtaatagCAGTGGGAGCACAGGTGCACCTGGTTATGATCCACAGATAATGGGTTCTCAGCCTCAGTCAATGGAAGAACTAGTTGCTCAAGCCATTCCAGGTTCCTCTGGATTACAGGGG AATTCCGTTTCCCTCTGGGAGGGAGACGGAAGTCTACAAGGCTTTCCTATGGAAGGCTATAGTGGAGATGGTTCTCGGCCACCTCAGATG GCTTGCCATGATGGAGGCGTTGTGAGTGCCAGTAGGATACCACCTCCGTCAGGGTTTGGGGCAGATGGGAAGCACCTCAGACTGACTTGCCCTTATTGTGGGCACACCAGTCGGGACAGCTACGACTTGAAGAAACACATAAGAACTCATACTGGAGAGAAACCATATGCCTGCCCACATTGCCAATATAGAGCAAGCACTAGTAGTAGCATCAAGTCTCACATGGACCGTCATCATTGGCATCACTGA
- the LOC125031460 gene encoding longitudinals lacking protein, isoforms H/M/V-like isoform X26 codes for MASGLLSLKWNNHRTTFFHVLSTIRSKESYCDATIACDGKFYPVHKLVLSTCSDYFEQMFERTNCKHPIIVLKDIRHEDLEALLNYMYVGEVNVLQNELAGLIKAAECLMIKGLAVPDEAPTKESKRSSGSGKEDSPIAKRRKKDDEPRLSTTSVNQHVQRETRESPNVTSTQSQRHSASASIPTPSPTVSRTAPPPISPSPSIGSVSDAVSEDCSQGQNESDLPALSNAQDPKHGSGEQASSQSQQAVPEVILDEPGVKEEPQEVEEEVTETKEIIESQFSFDPLTESDSRTEAGGGGGNSSGSTGAPGYDPQIMGSQPQSMEELVAQAIPGSSGLQGNSVSLWEGDGSLQGFPMEGYSGDGSRPPQMVWSTIRGKSPARGRNMFVCGFCGYCARDNDNLNRHIRTHTGEKPFACPYCPHRTTQKSHLKNHIALRHEKELAESPKSF; via the exons ATGGCGAGTGGTTTGTTGTCGCTGAAGTGGAATAACCACAGGACAACTTTCTTCCACGTCCTCTCCACTATCAGGAGCAAG gAGTCTTACTGTGATGCCACCATTGCCTGTGATGGGAAGTTTTACCCAGTCCATAAACTGGTGTTGTCAACATGTAGTGATTATTTTGAACAGATGTTTGAAAGGACAAACTGTAAACATCCTATTATAGTGTTGAAAGATATTAGACATGAGGACCTTGAGGCCCTCCTgaactatatgtatgtaggtgaagTGAATGTGTTACAAAATGAACTGGCAGGACTAATAAAAGCTGCAGAATGCCTAATGATAAAAGGATTAGCAGTGCCTGATGAAGCCCCAACTAAAGAATCAAAAAGAAGTTCGGGGAGTGGGAAAGAAGATAGTCCTAtagcgaaaagaagaaagaaagacgatgAACCTAGGTTATCAACCACCTCAGTTAACCAGCATGtacaaagagaaacaagagagtcGCCCAATGTGACCTCTACTCAATCCCAAAGACATTCAGCGAGTGCCTCCATTCCAACTCCTTCCCCTACAGTGTCCAGAACtgctccccctcctatctctccatcaccctcaATTGGTAGTGTCTCTGATGCTGTGTCTGAAGACTGTAGCCAAGGCCAGAATGAAAGTGATTTACCGGCCCTATCCAATGCACAGGATCCAAAGCATGGTAGTGGTGAGCAAGCATCTAGTCAATCGCAACAGGCTGTACCTGAG gtaaTATTAGACGAACCTGGTGTCAAAGAAGAACCCCAAGAAGTTGAAGAGGAAGTAACGGAAACAAAAGAGATAATAGAGTCCCAGTTTTCATTTGATCCCCTAACGGAAAGTGATTCTCGGACGGAagcaggtggtggaggtggtaatagCAGTGGGAGCACAGGTGCACCTGGTTATGATCCACAGATAATGGGTTCTCAGCCTCAGTCAATGGAAGAACTAGTTGCTCAAGCCATTCCAGGTTCCTCTGGATTACAGGGG AATTCCGTTTCCCTCTGGGAGGGAGACGGAAGTCTACAAGGCTTTCCTATGGAAGGCTATAGTGGAGATGGTTCTCGGCCACCTCAGATG GTGTGGTCAACCATCAGAGGCAAGTCCCCGGCCAGAGGCAGGAACATGTTCGTATGTGGATTTTGTGGCTACTGTGCCCGTGACAATGACAACCTGAATCGTCACATCCGGACTCATACTGGAGAGAAGCCCTTCGCCTGTCCTTACTGTCCACACCGCACAACACAAAAGAGCCATCTAAAGAACCACATAGCCTTGAGACATGAAAAGGAATTGGCAGAATCCCCCAAAAGTTTTTAA
- the LOC125031460 gene encoding longitudinals lacking protein, isoforms H/M/V-like isoform X38, with protein sequence MASGLLSLKWNNHRTTFFHVLSTIRSKESYCDATIACDGKFYPVHKLVLSTCSDYFEQMFERTNCKHPIIVLKDIRHEDLEALLNYMYVGEVNVLQNELAGLIKAAECLMIKGLAVPDEAPTKESKRSSGSGKEDSPIAKRRKKDDEPRLSTTSVNQHVQRETRESPNVTSTQSQRHSASASIPTPSPTVSRTAPPPISPSPSIGSVSDAVSEDCSQGQNESDLPALSNAQDPKHGSGEQASSQSQQAVPEVILDEPGVKEEPQEVEEEVTETKEIIESQFSFDPLTESDSRTEAGGGGGNSSGSTGAPGYDPQIMGSQPQSMEELVAQAIPGSSGLQGNSVSLWEGDGSLQGFPMEGYSGDGSRPPQMVQRWRTRAGGTCHRCGHCGYQARDKLDLQRHTRIHTGEKPFACPYCPHRSALKGNLKHHILRRHTNI encoded by the exons ATGGCGAGTGGTTTGTTGTCGCTGAAGTGGAATAACCACAGGACAACTTTCTTCCACGTCCTCTCCACTATCAGGAGCAAG gAGTCTTACTGTGATGCCACCATTGCCTGTGATGGGAAGTTTTACCCAGTCCATAAACTGGTGTTGTCAACATGTAGTGATTATTTTGAACAGATGTTTGAAAGGACAAACTGTAAACATCCTATTATAGTGTTGAAAGATATTAGACATGAGGACCTTGAGGCCCTCCTgaactatatgtatgtaggtgaagTGAATGTGTTACAAAATGAACTGGCAGGACTAATAAAAGCTGCAGAATGCCTAATGATAAAAGGATTAGCAGTGCCTGATGAAGCCCCAACTAAAGAATCAAAAAGAAGTTCGGGGAGTGGGAAAGAAGATAGTCCTAtagcgaaaagaagaaagaaagacgatgAACCTAGGTTATCAACCACCTCAGTTAACCAGCATGtacaaagagaaacaagagagtcGCCCAATGTGACCTCTACTCAATCCCAAAGACATTCAGCGAGTGCCTCCATTCCAACTCCTTCCCCTACAGTGTCCAGAACtgctccccctcctatctctccatcaccctcaATTGGTAGTGTCTCTGATGCTGTGTCTGAAGACTGTAGCCAAGGCCAGAATGAAAGTGATTTACCGGCCCTATCCAATGCACAGGATCCAAAGCATGGTAGTGGTGAGCAAGCATCTAGTCAATCGCAACAGGCTGTACCTGAG gtaaTATTAGACGAACCTGGTGTCAAAGAAGAACCCCAAGAAGTTGAAGAGGAAGTAACGGAAACAAAAGAGATAATAGAGTCCCAGTTTTCATTTGATCCCCTAACGGAAAGTGATTCTCGGACGGAagcaggtggtggaggtggtaatagCAGTGGGAGCACAGGTGCACCTGGTTATGATCCACAGATAATGGGTTCTCAGCCTCAGTCAATGGAAGAACTAGTTGCTCAAGCCATTCCAGGTTCCTCTGGATTACAGGGG AATTCCGTTTCCCTCTGGGAGGGAGACGGAAGTCTACAAGGCTTTCCTATGGAAGGCTATAGTGGAGATGGTTCTCGGCCACCTCAGATG GTCCAGCGGTGGAGGACCAGGGCTGGCGGAACATGCCATAGATGCGGCCACTGTGGATACCAAGCTAGGGACAAGCTGGACTTGCAGCGACATACTCGCATCCATACAGGAGAGAAGCCATTTGCATGTCCATACTGCCCCCATCGTTCAGCACTGAAGGGAAATCTTAAACATCACATCTTAaggagacatacaaatatatga